A single window of Salvia splendens isolate huo1 chromosome 8, SspV2, whole genome shotgun sequence DNA harbors:
- the LOC121743031 gene encoding uncharacterized protein LOC121743031, which yields MLLVYLCTILLFQAAVAQPRSELSAIALDSLLQDYAFRALVRPKTGIVYDGNLPSNLTGISVAALRLRSGSLRRKGVVYKEFHLPVGVTAQPYVERLVLVYHSLGNWSSLYYSLPGRTFLAPVLGLLAYDASNLSAKNLSELDIRASADLISVTFPTVRAWPGGLAPKCVHFALDGSVEFENVVNGTTCLTADQGHYSIVVETVPAPGGGAPRRSGGEGKGGGNRRVWIIVAAVVGGVALVAALVMLFVYARGCRRRKKLRRMEHAAEVGVPLPMTPVGNTKAPVAMETRTKPLLENEFVP from the coding sequence ATGCTTCTAGTATATCTCTGCACAATTCTCCTGTTCCAAGCGGCGGTTGCTCAACCGAGATCGGAGCTCTCCGCTATCGCGCTCGATTCTCTGCTACAGGACTACGCTTTTAGGGCTTTAGTCAGGCCGAAGACCGGCATTGTCTACGACGGCAATTTGCCGTCCAATTTGACCGGAATATCCGTGGCGGCGCTGCGGCTTAGGAGCGGCAGCCTGCGGCGGAAGGGGGTGGTTTATAAGGAGTTTCACCTACCAGTAGGTGTGACTGCGCAGCCCTATGTTGAGCGGCTTGTGTTGGTTTACCACAGTTTGGGAAATTGGTCTTCGTTATACTACTCTCTTCCTGGCCGGACCTTTTTAGCTCCGGTTTTAGGGCTTTTAGCCTACGATGCTTCCAATTTATCCGCCAAAAATCTCTCCGAGCTCGATATTCGGGCCTCGGCTGACCTCATTTCGGTAACGTTCCCAACAGTTCGGGCCTGGCCGGGAGGGTTAGCCCCTAAATGCGTGCATTTCGCTTTGGACGGTAGCGTGGAGTTCGAGAATGTGGTGAATGGGACTACTTGTTTGACTGCTGACCAGGGACATTACTCAATTGTGGTGGAGACGGTGCCGGCACCGGGCGGAGGTGCGCCGCGGAGAAGCGGTGGGGAGGGGAAAGGGGGAGGGAATAGGAGGGTTTGGATAATTGTGGCAGCGGTGGTGGGAGGGGTGGCGCTTGTGGCGGCGTTGGTAATGCTGTTCGTTTATGCGAGGGGGTGCCGGCGGCGGAAGAAGCTCCGGCGGATGGAGCACGCGGCGGAGGTGGGGGTGCCGCTGCCGATGACGCCGGTGGGGAACACGAAGGCGCCGGTGGCGATGGAGACGCGGACGAAACCCTTGTTGGAGAATGAATTTGTGCCTTGA
- the LOC121745640 gene encoding 60S ribosomal protein L10-like, with protein sequence MGRRPARCYRQIKNKPYPKSRFCRGVPDPKIRIYDVGMKRKGVDEFPFCVHLVSWEKENVSSEALEAARIACNKYMTKFAGKDAFHLRVRVHPFHVLRINKMLSCAGADRLQTGMRGAFGKPQGVCARVAIGQVLLSVRCKDNNSQHAQEALRRAKFKFPGRQKIIVSRKWGFTKFNRSDYVRWKSENRIQPDGVNAKLLGCHGILADRKPGSAFLTAV encoded by the exons ATGGGAAGAA GGCCAGCAAGGTGCTATCGTCAAATCAAGAATAAGCCATACCCAAAATCACGGTTCTGCCGTGGTGTGCCTGATCCCAAGATCAGGATCTATGATGTGGGTATGAAGAGGAAGGGTGTCGACGAATTCCCATTCTGTGTCCACTTGGTCAGTTGGGAGAAGGAGAACGTGTCCAGCGAGGCACTTGAAGCTGCACGTATCGCTTGCAACAAGTACATGACCAAATTCGCTGGAAAGGATGCTTTTCACTTGAGGGTTAGAGTCCACCCCTTCCATGTGCTGCGTATCAACAAGATGTTGTCGTGTGCTGGAGCTGATAGGCTCCAGACCGGTATGAGGGGTGCTTTTGGCAAGCCTCAGGGTGTGTGTGCTCGTGTGGCCATTGGGCAGGTTCTCCTCTCTGTCCGCTGCAAAGACAACAACAGCCAGCATGCACAAGAGGCGTTGCGTCGCGCCAAGTTCAAGTTCCCTGGCCGTCAGAAGATCATTGTCAGCAGGAAGTG GGGCTTCACTAAATTCAACCGAAGTGATTATGTGAGGTGGAAATCAGAGAACCGAATTCAACCTGATGGTGTCAATGCCAAG cttttgGGTTGTCATGGTATTTTGGCGGACCGTAAACCAGGAAGTGCGTTTTTGACAGCGGTTTAA